One region of Pogona vitticeps strain Pit_001003342236 chromosome 1, PviZW2.1, whole genome shotgun sequence genomic DNA includes:
- the FAM237A gene encoding LOW QUALITY PROTEIN: protein FAM237A (The sequence of the model RefSeq protein was modified relative to this genomic sequence to represent the inferred CDS: substituted 1 base at 1 genomic stop codon), translating to MTLKSMDKKSMDFNVTREIPHDIGFTCSLFIVGLYXVAPAFCYNQVDLLDLGQADPQCWESSSAILLEMRNPHVSDSVSGFWDFTIFLKSSENLKHGALCWDLPQLFWDIYADCVFSTTHGLGKRQQLSGGQQQKAVLPSWIRRRKQFQICQDCLKMMIISHI from the coding sequence ATGACATTAAAGTCCATGGACAAAAAGTCCATGGACTTTAATGTCACGAGGGAGATTCCCCACGATATAGGATTCACCTGCTCTCTTTTCATTGTGGGTTTATATTAAGTGGCACCTGCCTTCTGTTATAACCAGGTGGATCTCCTGGATCTTGGTCAAGCTGATCCCCAGTGCTGGGAGTCCTCATCTGCCATCTTGCTGGAGATGAGGAACCCACATGTTTCTGATTCTGTCAGTGGCTTTTGGGACTTTACAATCTTCCTGAAATCTTCAGAGAACCTGAAGCATGGGGCTTTGTGCTGGGACCTGCCCCAGCTCTTCTGGGATATCTATGCTGACTGTGTATTCTCCACAACCCATGGCTTGGGGAAAAGGCAGCAGCTCTCTGGTGGCCAGCAGCAAAAGGCAGTACTTCCATCTTGGATCAGAAGACGTAAGCAATTCCAAATCTGTCAAGATTGTTTAAAAATGATGATAATTTCACATATCTGA